AAGGAAAGTACAAGATCAATATTTAAAAAGTTGAAATCTTCTAATTAATGCTAAGTATAGCTGATATTAAATTAGCATCCCATTATACGCTTCTTGGTCTTAGGCTTCTCCACAACAGCGCCATCATTTCCAGCAAGTGCACGATACTTATCCTTCCTTGTAAAAGTAGTACACTCATAACTAAGGGTTGCAGCAATGACCCTTTGTATGTAATTAGCCACTTCATGACTTGATTTTTGGCCAGAGTTGCAAGTTATCTCATAGGGCAACTTGTTCAAGAATGTAACTTCATAAGCTGGGCTAGGGTTCATGAAAAAGTAAAAGGGGTCCATCCCTTTCCATCCTCTCGCCGTGGTACCATGAAACATGCTCATCTTATTCACCATGGCCACCGGCACGAGCTCATCGGTTAACTCAGCAAACAAGGCCGAAAACCTAAGAAGAAACGGTTCCCTACAAGTAGTCCCCTCGGGGCAAATTGCAAGATCGCCTTCTTGTAGGAGTTTCTTGATCATGGAAGCATCCAAAGCTCGATCACGATTCAGTCTAACTGTTTTAATCGGTGAAATGATCTCAGAGAGTCGTGAAACGGAGTATGTAACAGCTGGAATAGGTCGGCCAAGGGCGGTGGAGAGAAAGATAGGGTCAAGAAGAGTCCTGTGGGAACAAATAAAGAGGACACCCGATTTCCTCACAGGAGGTGGAGGGATACCCTTAACGGTTACACGAACGCCTAGTACCCAAAATGCGTAGTAGACAATTGGCATAGGGAGGAGTGATCCAGCAGCAATGCGCAAGCAAGCAAGGATGAAACCAACGGGGATCCATAGAATGATGAGCAATGCCATGATTGGTGTTGGCTTTTGAACTAATCGGCCGTCGTGGAAAATGATTGGCTTGGGAAGTTTGTCTCTGGTTACTGCCTTAACTTTTGGTTTTGGTGGCACAATGTAGCCCTCCtgcatttttaactttgttaCTTCATCGAGTTCCAACTTATATAATCCAAGAATTTAATATTCACATAGTGGAATACGAACATGAAGCTTTTCATTGATCTTATAAAACAAGTTTTTCAtcttaattctttcttttgatGCCCAATTCAGATGTCATACTTCCtatatttcaatttatgtgacaatGTTTGACTAGTCACAAATTTAAAAAGGAAATGAATACTTTTAAAACTGCCTTAAAGATGTCATAATATTTGTGTTGctataaaacttttgaaactttacTGTTAAACAAGTCataacgcaaaaaaaaaaaaaaaaaaaaaaacatgtcataaCGCGTGTGACTATAGAAACTTCTCGTTGAAGGCAAAATTGAAAGTGTGAGGTTAAATATTACCAAATATAGAAATGTGAGTATTATTTTTAGAACGGACTAATACGAAAATAGTATCACCTAAATTGGAACACAGGATGTAAAAACGTTCATACATTTACTTCAATGTCGGATAGAATACACAACGTTTGTTGGACTATATATGCTGTGGTTCTAGGTAGTGAATATTACGCAATTTTCATCTCTTTTCTATGTTGACCTactttgagagagagagagattaatATGAGTAGAAAACATATTAGTTGATGAATAAATATGGTAAAGAACCTAACTTTGCATAAAGCCAAGAAAGGAATATCAGTATGACGATCACCCAATCCAATCTCAGGTTGAGTCTCTCCAAAAGTCTTTTTAAGAACATCAGCTTTATTCTTCCCAACAAGGACTCCGGGCTTCTGAACAAAACCAGTAGCCCTACCTTTATAAATTCCAATTTCAGTCCCTAAAACTATATCAGCTCCTAAGAAATCCTTTAAGAATGCTTCCACCATAACCCTCGGATTAGCAGTCAAAACGTAACGTTTCCCACATGAAGAGAACACTTTCCACGACTCAGGATGAAGATctctggaatagaattttggTAGCACTACACGTGCTACCGATTCTATATCAGATACCTTCATTCCTACAAACGTCGTGAAAATAAGAACTTGGACTCCTGCAGACTCCGAGACGAAATAGTACAGGAGTCCAGCCAGTGGCGAAACCAAGAGAAGGAAAAGTAACCTTAAAACCCCTCCAACTTCAAAAGCAACTACGGCAAAATAAGGGAAAGAGCTTCGGCCTCGAAGCAAAGTTCCGTCCATGTCCGCCACCACCGTGTCCTTTTCGCGCCCTATCGATGCACATTTATCGACAGTTGGAAACGTTGTTATCGCCATTTTTTGCAGCTCTAAAGTAACAAATATAGcagtttcctttttcttttaattactgGTTGAAGTTAATTTTGTCCAAAGTTtgagtatatataatatattgaTTAAGAAAGATGGCAAATAAGGAAAACATAGTGAAGATTGTCACTAAGATAAATGTCCAAAATGGTTGGCGTTAAAGAGGCTAAAGCTATTGGAATTTGCCTGAAATTGTCATTTTCTTGTCTCTCTAGAAGGGAAAAAGCATAATTCTTTCTTAGTTCGAATCGTCATTGCTTGTCTTTGTGCATTCACCTCTCAATATATTTTCTTACTTTTTCAGTCATAGTAATGTATGTTACGTGCAGTTTATTGTCTTTGAATTCCATTAAATTCTAATTAGTGGTCAGCAAATACATATTGGATTTCCCAAAACATATTGTCTTTGTTTAATATCATAAAAATGATTCTTTTGTTCAAACCGCCAATTTCTAAACGCAGCTTGAAGTACTTATAGATGGATTATTGTTAGAAAACAAAACTTTAAATGATGCACAAAATGACAACTAGCCACTTTGCCATTATTCGTTGGAACACTAGCCAGTGTATATGAAATAGGTGTAgccatgcaaaatttattgaatttaaattcaataaaagtatttggattatatagttcaaataaatattatgggttaatataattggattaattatttaaatccaataaattttgattgggctagcccatttagttGGGCTACAAATGATGAGCTCACTTCATTAGGCCCAATATATCATCCTCCTAGAGGCCCAGTTGGTGTCACGTGTCAAATAACGTGGTATGCCAAGTCAAACGAAAAATCCAATagaatcatgccacgtgtcaaaatgacaaggcatgacaagttaaattaaaaggccaatgaaattgCACCATATGTGCAAGATGATATGTTCCGGCCAATCAAATGTAGTCTTGTCATgcttcaatctgattggtcgaAAAGAGTTTAGTCTCTTCAcaactcttcccttccacaactataaataggggtcttcataactcagaaaagacaccagaagttataacaagaagcaagaaagagctcgtggatcaaacgccgtaaatttctctacaagtttcaagcttcaaacaaTCAAGtccaagttcaagaaatcaagttcaagctcaagaacgaagaacaaatcaaggttcaaggagtacgagttcaaatcaaagttcgtaaTAGTTGAacacaagatcatcgttcgtggcaacaaatatagattcaagattaaactcaaaggcccttgaatttatttattattggaaagaagaatcagaggaaccatagagattgtaacactcaaattatttaaaataaaatactgtgattattgcaatatttttcggtctcgattatttttcttgacgcaatttattgtctataaaatctggcacgcccagtgggacaatctctacttCTCATCTCAACtattcaatcaccaaagttcaagaacatcgaAATAGCTTCAAAGAAGGTTAACTCCAGATCAATTTCCACCAAGACTGCTAATTCTAGGTTTTAtactgatgtggaaagcatcctcgatgttacctttggaagcttggGCCAActacgaggagcaaagcaagctttttaggacaacaagcactaCAAGTGTCGTCCGCATCAACCGATGCTTTCGGATCtccatcctcaaaaggagcaagatcttctaTAAATGCACTCAAAGGATGAAGCGATGTTGCAGAAAAGAttaagaaaactcttgctctgcttgacctctcggGATCCAAGAACtctgttgtgaaggaagatgattATATTTCATGTGACGGATCCTCCCCACTTATCCCGCATAGTGTAAGCCAATCGAGGATCAATCTGTGTaacaatccatgctactctctATCGTCCACAACAATCATGTAAGCTATGGTAACAAACGCTTCATAtgtggaggagcagttggcaaacttcACGGAAGCAATCGCTAGCTTGATcaagtgcatgcaaaatcaagatgctagaattgacaagctaacagacacggtgggaatcttgatggaagaagaatccacccatgcacctggCAAGTTCCTAGAAGTTCCAGAGAGTGATTCTCCCCCAAGACAAGTAGTATCCGTTAAGGCTATCCATGTCTCAtatgaagggatgattccaattgatcaactgaaggagttcattgaaggaactattaaaaataagtatGAAGTTGTTGCCAAGTCCTCTCTTACATACACAAAGCCGTATATTGCAAGGATCAATATGTCGAAGATatctgctggctatcaacctctaAATTTTCAATAGTTTGATGACAAAGGCAATCTAAAGCAATATGTGGTGCACTTCGTCTAGacgtgcaacaatgctgggacttatggagattacctcgtcaAGCAGTTTGTCCCTTCACTAAAAGGAATGATTTTGATTGGTACATagacctcgaggctggatctattgatagttgggatcaactagagcaagattTCCTCAATCTCTTTTATAGCACGAGAcgtactgtgagtatgatagaacttacaaatactcgtcaacaaAAGAGTGAACCAATTAACCTTTAAGGATTTCTTGCCAAGTTGGTTACGCATGAAGATTTTCCATGACGATATTGAGGTCGCTTATTGCAATGTTGATAAAGGGGAaaaaaagagtgatgacctaccgttggcacCATATTCAGAAAAGCTCATCGATTctattcctcaagaagttaatgcttgcgAGGAAAAATTTAagttcacaaatgacgatcttctaCTAGGAGACACTCCTCATAACCGCCCGTTGTACCTGGTTGTCTATATGTGTGATGAAAaggtaaatcgaattttggttgatggaggatcctcagtgaacatcttgccaatacgcactgtgaaagaacttggtattcccatgaacgaactctcggAAAGTCGTGTGAAGATTCAAGGATTTAACCAAGGGGGGAAAAGAGCCATAGGTGCGATCACGTTgggaatcaccattgaagatatgcaatcaagtgtatggctgcatgtgatcgatgcaaaggcttcatacaacgtcttgcttggaaggccttggatacatgagaataaagtggttccatctacctaccatcattGTTTGAAGTAGTatgagggtgaagtcgagaagaagatagttgcttATGACAAGCCATTaaccgaggctgagtcacacttcgccgacagaaagttctacttgaagaaccacgttgtgaaggagctaaaagttGATGTCATAAATGGCAAGAATGACGAGTCCACGACTAAGAAAGATGAGGTGGTTGCCGACAAAACCAAATTTATTGCTGAGGAGGTACGCCCTAACTCAAATAAAGCTCATAGAGGGAACATTATGTCTCACGGCAAGAAAGTAACCCCTGCGCTCTGCTATGTCCCTAAAAAGAAGATAGAGAAGGGCGAATCATCCAATCTCCAAACCAATATTCTAAGGGGGTTCACTCTTTCGATcaaacgaattgaggcagtaaagctATCCTCAATCCTACTTGGAGGGTTTGTGGCCCAAAATCATTctcagaatgtggcactccctacaaagcgtACAAACGAATGCTTTGATCCTAATACTTAcaggctatttgcaaaagctggatataatcccaatgaGCCGACAAAATTAGGGAAGCTCCCGTCAGAAGCTGCTACaaggcaaccacgtgaaggtcTGGGATACAAGGAACCTCAACCGGTTCGCATCTCTATACGAAGGGCAAGCAAtaattatatcactgtagaagatgaaCCTGCAGCTTCTAATAGACCTTCTgactttgatcgacttggaaaatcaactgtgaggacatctgtatttgagagattgggtccattatagaaggggaacaagttccagagaaattatcgaaatacaagAACACCCATTTCGCCAAGAATCcagaagatctctaaggatttccaaagccTGGTTCCTTCAAGAATGAGGCGACTAACAAAAGTCGTGGTTTCGTGTGATGAGGTAATTAAGGTAAATCCATAAATTGTTTCTACACTAAGGAacgtgatgaagatgaagaaagtgtgtGTTCTTCGTACCATGTTACTGCATAAGGCGAGCATGGTGTTTCATCTCTTATGGAGGATGACGAGAAATCAGGGGATGTTTCACCGTGTTATCATgtatccttcaatgatggggaccctcaagaagatgaagatgcaaaGAATGCTCTGCCTGAACTTCAACAAGGGGTAAAGACAACAGTTGACTCTTTGAAAGAAGTAAACCTTGGCACTGACGAAGAACCGAGGTCCACTTATCTATGTGATTTACTAGCAGTcgatgaagaaagcacttatattgagttacttaGGGAGCATAGGGATGTCTTTTCTTGGAGTTATAAAGAGATTCCTGTCTTGGATCcaaaagtagcagtccatcaccttgcggTCGGAAATGGTGCTCGTcctgttaaacaagctcaaaggcactttaggccggacttggttcctCTGATTGAAatcgaagttaacaaactcatcgaagctggctttattcgtgaagttaaatacccaacatgggtttcaagtattgtctcGGTAAGGAAGAAGAATGACCAAATTCGAGTATGTGTTGACTTCAGGGATCTCAACAATGCATGTCCCAAAGATAAATTCCCGTTTCCTATTCCAGAGTTGGTGATCGATGGTACTACTGGGTACGAGTCAATGTCATTTATGGATGGTTCAttgggctacaaccaaattcgcatggcatcgaaagatgaagagcttactgcatttcGCACCCCCAATAGTATTTATtactacaaggtaatgccttttggcttgaagaacgctggtgctacttaccaaagagatatgcagaatatttttgatgACCTTCACCACAAGAATAtcgaatgctatgttgacgacttggtggtaaaatcaagaaagaagagCGACTACTTGAAAgacttgaaaatggtggttgAGTTGCTCcagaggtaccaacttaggatgaatccgtagaaatgtgcctttggagttacttctggaaagttccttggtttcattgtccggcATCGAcggatcaaaattgatcaagccaaagtagatGCAATTTTAAAAATGTCGGAACCTCGAGATATTCATGAACTGAAAAGTCTACAAAAAAGCTAGCATATCTTAGGAGATTCgtctcaaacctagctgggaggtgccaaccattcagtcgcctcatgaagaaaggcgttcctttcaagtgggaccaggcttgtagcaatgcctttgaaaatattaaaacttATTTGATGATGCCTCCAGTTTTGGTAGCCCCTGTACCTAgaaagccattgatactataTATTTTGGCACAAGAAAGGTTTGTTGGAGCTCTGTTgtcccaagaaaatagtgaagggaaagaaaactccctttactactttagcaggatgatgacaccaaatgagctAAATTATTCGCCAATCGAAAAGTtatgtttggcgctagtcttctcaatccaaaagttgaagcactacttttaACCTCATGTCGTTCGTCTTGTTTCtagagcaaatcccatcaagtttgtgatgtcaaaacctgtccttactccttagtgatcgactagcaaggtggtacctccagtttcaataatttaaaattgtgtacatccctcaaaagactataaaaggacaagcgttagcggacttcttggcagatcaccctatacctgatgattgggagctaactgatgaactacctgatgaggacgcaatggtcattgaagttcaacctctatttaagatgtactttgatggtgctgcgcatcgcggaggagctggtgctggcgtagtatttgtcacttctcaaggtgaGGTTCTACCCTACTCTTTTACGTTGATGCAACTCTGCTCCAACAACATTGCTGAGTGTCAAGCGTTAACTCTTGGGCTTGAAACGGCTGCCGAAATGAAGcagttgcaattgcaagtctttggtgactctcagttAGTGATCAACCAGCTTTTAGGTAATTACGAGGTCAAGAAATCGGATATACACCCATATCATAATTATGCTAAAAATGTAATGAGGTGGGtcggtgatgtgactattcaacatgtgcctaggaaagaaaacaagaaggttgatgctttagctgccctagcttcatcgttaaccctacatgatcaagcgcaagttactaTCTACCAAAAATGGGTAGTATCACCTCCAAATGAGAATgagagtgaagaaaatgaactcgaGCATCTTGTCATTGTTTCTGAAGCTGAGAAAGAAGACTGGCAAAAATACATTATCGATTACTTGAGCTACGgaatacttccagaaaatccgaggagaaggactgaaatccgtcgtcgtgcacctcgcttcctttattACAAAGATACTATATACAGAAGatcattcgagggagtactctgcgatgcttaggggaagatgaagcactccaagctttgcaagaagcACATTTTGGGGTATGTGGATCACATAcgtctggaccaaagctccacttccatataaaaaggatgggatattattggccgaCAATGGTAgaagattgcttggactatgctcgaagatgcaaggcttgccaGTTCCATGCAAATTTTATTCATCAGCCTCCTGAAGTGCTACATTTGACTGTTGCATCATGgccatttgacgcttggggacTAAATGTTAATAGACCACTGCCAAAATCCTCTAGTAGGCActtatacatcttggctgcaactgactacttctcaaaatgggctgaagttgttgctcttaaggaagtaaagaaggaaaatgttgcaagtttcatccgagtaaacattatctattgctttggcattcctcgttacataataacggataatggcaaGCCATTCgacaataggttgatgaacaagatttgtgatctctttggattcaagcaacgtaactcttctatgtacaatgttgTCGCCAATGATCTaactgaggcattcaacaagactctatgcaacttgttaaagaaagtcgtctccaaatccGAACGAGATTGGCATGACAGTATGGAAGAAGCTTTGTGGGTATACAGGACAACTCACCGCACACCAACACAAGCGACCCCTTATTCACTTGTCTATGGAGTCAAAGTCGTTTtgccacttgagcgtcaaataccttcattacgattAGCTATTCAAGAAGGAATCACTAATGAAGAAAATGCTTGACTTCGActagcagagttggaggctcttgatgagaataggttggaagctcaacagagttttgaatgttatcaagctcgattatTCCGCGCCTTGAATAAAAGAGTTCGCCTAaaatcctttcaagtaggagatcaagtcatTGTCATACGAAGACCCATCATTACTTCCCATAAActtgtagggaagttcacttcaaaatgggatgggccatatgtcgtgcaagaagcttattcaagtgCCGCCTATAAGCTGGTTAATgtagatggcatgagaatcgaccctatcaatggcaagtttttgaaaaagtattatccttgaagttgcgaTTGCTCTTTAATGCAAGAGCATAAACTGCATGTCACTCCTGGTgcgcatgagtctaaactgtgtacggccCACCAAAAAAAAGTCCGCTAGACTGAAAACCTCGAAAGATGCGGCCTAGGTAAAAGTTAGGATATTAAAAAAAAACTCACCtattctgaactacggtatgacttgatcctcttcaccgaggtacgtaggcagcttagagtttcattctaagttcagtcgcatgagttcaaaagatacatagaTGCCCAATCGTTGTTCGAATGAAGTATGATGGAATGTAATCCATTCGAACAGCACTTGAAAATCGAGCTGAAATGCCATTCTTCTATTAAACTTTGGATCCTAATTGATTTGAAGGGGGCAAGCCTCTATGGTAAATTGGTGTCTTTAATGGAATTTTAGTCTTTTAGGAGGCTACCAAGTATTTGCAATGAAGCCCGGAGATTCGCTATGCCTTCGGGTTTGCCAAACCTTCACATTTTTTGTCTTCAAGTTGAAATGTTTAAACCCTCTAAGTCTTCTAGTTGAAGTCTCAGTTTTTCAAGTTGAAGTATTCAAGCATTCGTCGGTCTTCAAATTGAAGTATTTAAGCCCTAtaagtcttcaagttgaagtcttcaagttcgtCGATTTTCATGTTCaccggtcttcaagttgaagtattcaagccttccaagtcttcaagttgaagtattcaaaccctccaagtcttcaagttgaagtattcaaaccctccaagtcttcaagttgaagtgttCAACTCTGTTAATTTTTTAAGTTGAAGTTTAAAAGTCCACCGCTCTTCAAGATAAAGCATCAAAGTCTGTCAATTCTTCAAGTCCGTCAAATCTTCAAGTTTGTCTGTCTTTAAGTTAAAGTCTGCAAAGTCCGCCAAGTCTTCAAAGTTTGCCAAGTGTTCAAGTCGAAGTTGTCAAGTCCACCAAGCCTTCGGAATGAATCTTTAttattttccaatcttaaggtggttCTCACAGTTCAAACAATTGCTAGTTTTAATCTTGTGGTTGTTTATAGTGTAGATGAATCGCAGAATTTTCTTGTGCTAATTTGAATTCAGTTTCAAAAGATATGAATAAGGGTGTTAATATCAAGCAAATGCTCATTAAGTAGATGTTTCGTCTTTCAAGCAATATGTTCCCATGTCCTGTTCTTTTCGTTCTAAACTGAAGCttctttgttgttttctttttttgggaGGGGGAAGGGAAGAACTCGAGTTGCAGGGCGAatggaagagagagagagagaga
The nucleotide sequence above comes from Nicotiana tabacum cultivar K326 chromosome 12, ASM71507v2, whole genome shotgun sequence. Encoded proteins:
- the LOC107760481 gene encoding glycerol-3-phosphate acyltransferase RAM2-like; this translates as MAITTFPTVDKCASIGREKDTVVADMDGTLLRGRSSFPYFAVVAFEVGGVLRLLFLLLVSPLAGLLYYFVSESAGVQVLIFTTFVGMKVSDIESVARVVLPKFYSRDLHPESWKVFSSCGKRYVLTANPRVMVEAFLKDFLGADIVLGTEIGIYKGRATGFVQKPGVLVGKNKADVLKKTFGETQPEIGLGDRHTDIPFLALCKEGYIVPPKPKVKAVTRDKLPKPIIFHDGRLVQKPTPIMALLIILWIPVGFILACLRIAAGSLLPMPIVYYAFWVLGVRVTVKGIPPPPVRKSGVLFICSHRTLLDPIFLSTALGRPIPAVTYSVSRLSEIISPIKTVRLNRDRALDASMIKKLLQEGDLAICPEGTTCREPFLLRFSALFAELTDELVPVAMVNKMSMFHGTTARGWKGMDPFYFFMNPSPAYEVTFLNKLPYEITCNSGQKSSHEVANYIQRVIAATLSYECTTFTRKDKYRALAGNDGAVVEKPKTKKRIMGC